From Lewinellaceae bacterium:
TACCCACCCTGAGGCCCAGAAAACCCGATGCTCAGAAAACATGACGTTGATTCTTACCTTAGAAAGGGGTTGTGACGGCGCTCATGGCCTATGGTCGTATGGGGACCATGACCGGGATAGACCAAAGTATCATCCGGCAAAACGAAAAGCTCCTCGCGTATACTCTTGAGTAAAGTAGCCATATTGCCACCGGGCAGGTCGGTACGGCCGATGCTTTCCTGAAACAGCACATCTCCGGCGATCAGGAATCCCTGTTTCTCACAATAGAGGGAGACACTGGCCGGTGAATGGCCGGGAGTAAACAATACAGTAAGTTCATCGTCTCCCAGCTGAACCGGTATTCCGGGGAGCAGGGTGTGTATTGGTGCCGGTGAAGGCTTCATAGGAATGCCGTACAGGTGGCTCATGCTCAGCGCCTGGTCCAGTACGATTTGTTCTCCCGGATGGATCTCCACCTGAAGACCGTAGGTTTTAGCGATAAATGCATTGCCGAATACGTGGTCCAGATGGCAGTGCGTATTCAGCAGGCGTACGGGATTCAGGCGCTCCTTATCCAGGAATGAGACCAGCTCCTGCTCTTCGTCTTCAGTATAACAACCGGGGTCAATCACGATCGCCGAACCATCTTCGGCGGCCAGGATATAGGTGTTTTCCTGAAATGGATTAAATGTGAAATAGTGTAACCGGATCATCAAGATGTTTTAACTTGTAAACAAAAATAAGGGGTCTGGCCGTTATTACAGAGATGAAGGGCCAAGAGGTAAAATTCCCAATTGATTGTTATAAAGCTCGGATCTTTGTTGTTTGCGAACCAAAATAGAACACCATCCTTTCTTTTTCTGATTGGTTTTATGTTGTCGGCCACCTTTGTCCGGGCTCAGGCACTGCAGGAGACGTTTGGCAAGAATCGCATTCAATACCACGACGATTTTGACGACTGGTGGCAGTACGAGACGGATAACTTCATCACGCACTGGTACGGCAAATCCCGTGAGGTAGGGATCTC
This genomic window contains:
- a CDS encoding MBL fold metallo-hydrolase; this encodes MIRLHYFTFNPFQENTYILAAEDGSAIVIDPGCYTEDEEQELVSFLDKERLNPVRLLNTHCHLDHVFGNAFIAKTYGLQVEIHPGEQIVLDQALSMSHLYGIPMKPSPAPIHTLLPGIPVQLGDDELTVLFTPGHSPASVSLYCEKQGFLIAGDVLFQESIGRTDLPGGNMATLLKSIREELFVLPDDTLVYPGHGPHTTIGHERRHNPFLR